GGTGCCAGCTCTTCCCGATAGCAGAAAGAGCGAGTGATGATGCCGAGTGAGCCGGAAAGCAGCCGGTAGATATAGACGCAATCATTCACCCCATTGTAGATTTCTGCAAAGTACCGGTCATCCGGGTTCACAGGGTTCACCTGGCTGGTCGTGAACACGAGGTAGAGGAAGTTCTCTTCACAGGTGGGAGAAAGGATCCCTTCCGGAGTACGGAAGCCCAAAAATCGCCAATAAGTTATCGTCAGGGGGCGATCATCAGGCTGCTTAGCGTTTACGACGCAGTGGCTGATCTTCTCTGCATTGAAGATGTCAATAAACTGTGTGGGCACTCCATTGATGCTGGGGTCAGATGGACATGATGCCTTGATGTCTCCGGAGACATAATAATGGGAGAGGGATTCCGCACCCAGAAAATTCTTATGACCGGGATGAAAAATCAGGAGCGATAACTGGTCGTTGGCATCAAGCCATTCCAGGTAAAAAAAGGTGGTGTCCGGATTGATGACTCGCTTGAGCACCATGTGCTCGTTGTCCAGTACCTGGGCCGAAGTTCTTTTCGGGTCGAAAAAGTTCCTTTCACAATTGGCCATGCTGTTCTGATCACTATCATAGCAAGCAGTCAGAATACTCAGGCAAACGAGTAAAAGGAAGATTTTTCCAATCATCTCATAATTTAACCATTCGATAGCTTAATCCCTACCGGACAATGGTCTGATCCGAACCGGTCATTGTAGATGTGAGCGGACTGGAGTGCGGGCCCGAGCTCTTTACTCACCAGGAAATAGTCAATACGCCAGCCCACATTTCGCTCACGGGCTTTGAACTTATAATTCCACCAGGAATATTTGATCTCCTCCGGATGAAAATGGCGAAAGGTGTCAATAAATCCCGCATTGATGAGGTTGTCCATTCCATCGATCTCAGTCTGGGTGTAGCCTGAGGTTTTATTGTAATTGGCCTTAGCCCGGGCTATGTCCAGCTCGGTATGGGCTACGTTCAGGTCGCCGCATACGATTACCGGCTTTTTCTCATTGAGCGCCTCCAGGTGTTCGCGGAAGACCTTATCCCATTCAGCTCGAAAATCAAGACGCTTCATGCCTTCACCAGAGTTCGGGGTGTATACGGTAACCAGAAAGAATTTATCAAATTCAGCCGTAATGACCCTGCCTTCCTGATCGTACTCTTCTATTCCCAGGTCATAGGTTACTTCCAGTGGCTCCTCCTTGGTGAGAATGGCTGTGCCAGAGTATCCTTTTCTCGCTTTGGAGGAGTTGAGGTATGACTTGTACTGTGGCAGCAGCTCCAGGGCAGTCCTGGCATCTTCTGGCTGGGCCTTGGTCTCTTGCAGGCACAGGATATCAGGGTCCATTTCTTTAATGTCTTTAAGAAAATCCTTTTTGATGATCGCTCGGATGCCGTTTACATTCCATGATACCAGGTGTAACTCTGCCATAGGTTTTTTATGCTTTTGTTATTGCCTCGAAGTTAATACCCCCAGCCAAAATGAACCCGATAAAGGTTGAATATCCTTGTGCGCTAGTCGAGAAGAAATTGTTGGAATAATTCCAGAAACTGCCCTACGTGATAGCCATCCATCATGCCATGGTGTACGTGGAGTGACACAGGAAGCTTCTTGTTTCCGTTTTCTTCCTGAAACTTCCCAAAAGTAAACTTCGGGATGCTGTCTTCAAATTTGAAGGCGCGGGCGTGTGAGATGGCCGTGAACGGAAACCAGGGGATAGATGAGTAATGAATCACATCGGCTCTGTTGGTGCTCTCGCTCATTCTCAACCCGGTGGAGTTCATGGCATCATCAAATTCCAGTCGGGCTGCTTGCACAAATTCCTCAAAAGTATCTGTGTATGGCACAAAGGTAAATGCGAAGGTTTTGTCTTCTCGCAGTAGTGTGGTGGAGGCATGTATTCTTTCATACAACCAGACTTCTTCGCTTTCCATTCTGTATCGGAAAGAGGTGCTTTCATTGATGGCCCTCAGGGATTGGTAGAGGTAATAGAGGTAGAAAGAGAATCCTTCGTTTTTGGACCGATGGTAGGCTTTGGTGCAGTCCACGTGAGTAGTGATCCCAAAGAAGGGCTCGTCAAATTCCTTAAAGAAATGGAAGTGCTCGCTTCTATTCCATGAGGTCAGGTCTACTCTTGTTTTTTTGCTCTTTACCGACAAATTGCGTCTGATTAACCGATTTTGGCACCATTGGGTGCGGCTCGCTCTGGCTGCAGCAGGATCACTTGATTGTTCTGATTGTAGATCCCCATTACCAGGCATTCACTTATGTAAGGGCCGATTTGCTTCGGAGGAAAGTTCACCACTGCAATCACCTGCTTGCCTAAAATATCTGAAATTTTGTACAAATCGGTTATTTGTGCCGAGCTTTTTTTCGTGCCTATTTCAGGCCCAAAGTTAATTTCCAGCTTATAGGCCGGCTTTCGGGCTTCCGGGAAGTTTTCTACCCTCACTACCGTGCCCACTCGCATATCCACTTGCTCAAAGTCTTTCCAGGTGATCATAGGCGTTCATTTTTTTATCCACAAGGGAAATTTGTCTTTAAATAAATGAAAAAAAGGATATGATCAATGGTTAGAACCTCGTTTTTATCGGGACAACCAGACCAATCCATGGAAGGGTAAGGTTCCCGAAATCGGTATCAAAGATGAGGAGCCCATACTGAATGTTTACAGCTGAGAAATTTTGATGGCAAATGAGCGAGTAGAGGTAAAAGTCCTGAAGGGTGTAATTTTCAGAAATCAGGGTAAGGTTTTTAGAGATTTTAACAGCCCCACTGAAGGTGATCAATAGTTCGGGATTGAGCTCACCTTCTTCAT
This Marinoscillum sp. 108 DNA region includes the following protein-coding sequences:
- a CDS encoding exodeoxyribonuclease III; protein product: MAELHLVSWNVNGIRAIIKKDFLKDIKEMDPDILCLQETKAQPEDARTALELLPQYKSYLNSSKARKGYSGTAILTKEEPLEVTYDLGIEEYDQEGRVITAEFDKFFLVTVYTPNSGEGMKRLDFRAEWDKVFREHLEALNEKKPVIVCGDLNVAHTELDIARAKANYNKTSGYTQTEIDGMDNLINAGFIDTFRHFHPEEIKYSWWNYKFKARERNVGWRIDYFLVSKELGPALQSAHIYNDRFGSDHCPVGIKLSNG
- a CDS encoding chloramphenicol acetyltransferase, coding for MSVKSKKTRVDLTSWNRSEHFHFFKEFDEPFFGITTHVDCTKAYHRSKNEGFSFYLYYLYQSLRAINESTSFRYRMESEEVWLYERIHASTTLLREDKTFAFTFVPYTDTFEEFVQAARLEFDDAMNSTGLRMSESTNRADVIHYSSIPWFPFTAISHARAFKFEDSIPKFTFGKFQEENGNKKLPVSLHVHHGMMDGYHVGQFLELFQQFLLD
- a CDS encoding tRNA-binding protein; this encodes MITWKDFEQVDMRVGTVVRVENFPEARKPAYKLEINFGPEIGTKKSSAQITDLYKISDILGKQVIAVVNFPPKQIGPYISECLVMGIYNQNNQVILLQPERAAPNGAKIG